CGCGGATCGAGTCCGTTGTCGGTGAAATCGAGACGGCCCTTCCAGCGGAAATCGCCTTCGTCCTGAAGGCGGATTTCCACCTCGCCGCCACCCTTGCCTTCGGCGCGATCGCGCTGCGTCTTCAGGAACAGCGCTTCCGAAGCATCAAACGTGAAGTAGATCGGGTCGAGCGCGTTGATCGTGGTCAGCAGCGTGGCGTTGGCGGCATCCGCCCCCGAGACCAGATTGCCGACATCGATCCGGCGGTCCGATACGCGCCCGGTGATCGGCGCGCGGACGACGGTGAATTCGACGTTGAGCGCCAGCTGCCGCACCCGCGCGTCGGCGGCGGCCAGCGCGGCCTGCGCCGCCTGCAAGCGGGCGCGCAGGGAATCGACTTCGGCCGCCGAAACCGCCTCGTCGCCGGTCAAGCGGCTGACGCGCCCGTAGTCGGCCTGTGCCAGCCGCAGCGTGCTGCGCGCGCTGGCGGCATTGGCGCGCGCTTCGGCCAGCGCGGCCAGGAAGGGACGCTGGTCGATCGTGAACAGCGGTTGCCCCTTGCGCACGATGTCGCCGTCATGAAAATGCAGCGCGACAATCTGCCCGGACACGCGCGGGCGGACTTCCACCGCCTGGCTCGGCGCGAAACGGCCCACATAATCGTCCCACAGCACCACCTTGCGCACCAGCGGCGCGGCCACGCCGACGGTGGGCTGCGGCATCACGGCGGCCTCGGCCTGAGGCCGGTCGAACGCCTTCCAGCCGGCACCACCCGCCAGCGCCAGCCCGATCGCGACCAGAGCGGCCGTCCGCCAGCGGCGGCGGGGACGGCTCTCCTTGCCGGGCGCCTCCATGGGGATGGTCGGCATTTCGGCCTGGATGCGTGAGACCATGTTCATTGCAAGACTCCGTCATTGGCAGACGCGCCCGCGCAACGCCGGATGCGCCCTGCATCGGCTTGACGGACACGAAAATGGGAACGCCGTTCGCACGGGGGCGAAGCGGACGGGGCTGCGCGGCTCGCGCCACGCAAAGGATGCAGCCGGCTCCGGCGCGTGGACGGCATGCGCACGCGCTCGCGACGCCGGAACCGGCTGCGGGAGGAGCGGAAGGGCACGCCGACCGGGGTGAGATTCGGCGGGCGTCTTCCGCAGGGGTTGGTGAGCGCGCCCCGCCCCAGGGAGCGAAGCGCGCGGCTATTCTAGAAAATCGGGCTCAACAGATCGGGTTGGACACAACCCCCTCCCGGATGCCTCTGCTTTATTCCATACCATGCGGTATATAATATGGAGCGATGGGGCGTCAACCGGAATTTTGTACCGATTAGTAGATTAAATGAGGAAATGCAAAAAGATTTGCTTTTCCAGCGAGTTGGTCACCTATCGGCCGGGCCACACAGCCAGCGTCATATCCACCAGTTGCGCCAGTTGCTCGGGCGTGGCGCCCGCGCCCGCCTGGACGCCCATGCCCTGCATCACGGCATTGAGATAAGCTGCC
This window of the Novosphingobium sp. EMRT-2 genome carries:
- a CDS encoding efflux RND transporter periplasmic adaptor subunit, whose amino-acid sequence is MNMVSRIQAEMPTIPMEAPGKESRPRRRWRTAALVAIGLALAGGAGWKAFDRPQAEAAVMPQPTVGVAAPLVRKVVLWDDYVGRFAPSQAVEVRPRVSGQIVALHFHDGDIVRKGQPLFTIDQRPFLAALAEARANAASARSTLRLAQADYGRVSRLTGDEAVSAAEVDSLRARLQAAQAALAAADARVRQLALNVEFTVVRAPITGRVSDRRIDVGNLVSGADAANATLLTTINALDPIYFTFDASEALFLKTQRDRAEGKGGGEVEIRLQDEGDFRWKGRLDFTDNGLDPRSGTIRGRAVLSNPDLFLTAGMFGNMRLSNGGEVDALLVPDEAIQSDQARKVVLVVGTDGVVAAKPVELGPVVDGLRVIRSGLARSDRVIVSNIQAAATGTKVLTRAAPIQAAKAPAAQAGGSPPPAASQATFAR